GTCGGCATTCCGTATTCCGATCCGGTGATGGACGGACCCACGATTCAGGCCGCAGCCGACGTCGCGCTGCGAGCCGGTGCTCGGGTCAAGGACGTGTTCTCAGTGACCGAGCAGGTCTCTGCCGCGGGCGGAAAAGCAGTCGTCATGACCTACTGGAATCTGGTCCTCAAATACGGCATCGAGAACTTCGCCCGCGATCTCGCCGGTGCGGGCGGGCTCGGAATCATCACCCCCGATCTCATTCCGGACGAGGCGCAGGAATGGATCGAGGTTTCCGACAGGTACGGACTCGACCGCATTTTCCTCGTAGCTCCGTCGTCCACCGAGGAACGGCTCGTCAGCACCGTCGAGGCCAGCAGCGGTTTCGTCTATGCCGCCTCGACGATGGGCGTGACCGGTGCCCGCGACGCGGTGTCCTCGATGGCCCCCGAACTGTCGGCTCGCATCCGTAAGCACTCCGATATCCCCATCGGCGTCGGCCTCGGTGTTCGCTCTGGCGCTCAGGCCGCCGAGATCGCCCGCTACGCCGACGCAGTCATCGTCGGATCGGCCTTGGTCAGTGCCGTGGACAACGGACTCGACGCGGTGCGTGACCTGACGACGGAACTCGCCGAGGGTGTCCGTTCCGCTAACGTAGCGTCGTGACCTCGACCGAGATTCTGGCCTACATTCCCAGCCCTGCGCAGGGAGTGTGGCACGTCGGACCGCTTGCTCTGCGGGCCTACGCCCTGTTCATCATCATCGGCATCGTCGTATCGGTGGTGTGGGGCGATCGCCGTTGGGTCGCTCGAGGGGGAACCAAGGGCACCGTCCTCGACGTCGCAGTCTGGGCCGTTCCGTTCGGTTTGCTCGGTGGACGTCTCTACCACGTGGCAACAGACTGGAAGACGTACTTCGGTCCCGGCGGAAATCCGGTCGAAGCTCTGTACGTCTGGAACGGCGGTCTCGGAATCTGGGGAGCGGTGTTCCTCGGCGGAGTCGGTGCTTGGATTGCCTGCCGTCGACGAGGGATCCCCTTGCCTGCATTCGGTGACGCGGTGGGGCCCCCGATTCTGCTGGCCCAGGCGATCGGCCGCATCGGCAACTACTTCAACCAAGAGCTGTACGGTCGCGCAACCACGCAGCCGTGGGGTCTGGAAATCTACGAGCGAGTCGACTCGAACGGTCGACTGGACCCTCTGAACGGCGTATCGACCGGGTTCGTGGAGAAGGTCGTCCACCCGACGTTCCTCTACGAGTTGCTGTGGAGCCTCGCGATCGTCGCCCTGCTGGTGCTGATCGACCGGAAGTACACGATCGGTCACGGACGATTGTTCGCGTTGTACGTCGCCGGATACTGCGTCGGACGTTTCTGGGTGGAACTCATGCGTGACGATTTCGCGACGAAGATCGCGGGACTTCGCGTCAACACCTTCACATCCGCCATCGTCTTCGTCCTGGCGGTCGCCTACTTCGTGATCGCGACAAAGGGTCGCGAAGATCCAGCGACTCTGAAATCGAACGACGACGTGGACGGCGGTAGCGACGCCGCAGACGGCGATGCCTCCGGCGATGCGGACGAGACCGACGTGAACGACCGAACCGCCGATGCTCTGGACGTGCAGACGTCCGACAAGAAAGCCGAGGAAGAAGGCAGTACACGTGGTTGATTTCGACAAGACCCACGGCCCCGAATCCGGTTCCGGCACAGGCGATTCCAGTGACGGTGACGCCAAGCCGACCACGCCGTTCGGCACTCCGTTCGACTACGGTGCCACCGCCGAGGCGTCGCTCTCGGAGCCTCCGGCAACCTCGGAATCCGCACCGTCGCACGGTCCCACCGGGCCCACGGGGCCGGGCTGGGATACGTATTCGGGTATCGGAAACGGCCCAGGTTGGTCCAGCACACCGAGCTACCCGGCTCCGAGCCCGGACGGCAGTATCGACAATCCCGTGGGAGGATTCCCGCCGCCCCAGAACTACCCGGCCCAGAATTACCCGCCCCAGAACTACCCGCAGCCGGGGTACGGCCAGCAGCAGGGCTACCCGCAGCAGGGGTACGGCCAGCCGCAGGGCTACCCGCAGCCGGGGTACGGCCAGCAACCGAGCTACCCACAGCAGGGCTACCCGCAACAAGGGTTCGGTCAGTCGCAGGGTTTCGGTGCGCCCATGGGCTATGCGGGCGGACACCCGCTCGGCGTCGGCCCAGACGCTCCGTACGGTCGCGATCCGGTCACCGGCGAGCCGTTGTCGGACAAGTCCAAGATCGTCGGCGGCCTGCTGCAGATATTTCTCGGTTGGTTGGGTGTCGGTCGCTTCTACCTCGGCAGTACCGGGATCGGTGTCGCCCAGTTGCTCCTGTTCTTCTTCGGTGTTCTGCTCACCGCAGTGTTCGGCCTCGGGCTGATTCTGCTGTTCGGGCTTTTCGTCTGGCACGTCGTCGACGGCGTGCTCATTTTGGTGGGCAATGTAACGGACGCTCAGGGGCGAAAACTGAGAGACTGAGCCCTCGTTCGCACTGCACTCGAACAAGGGAGCCCGAAGTGAGTGACTCAGGTACATCGTCGTCCGACGGATCACCGGGCGACGCATCCGGTTCCACGGAACCGACGATCTCGTTCGAGAAGGGCACCCCTTCAGGCTCGGGTCCCGTCTACGGCGCACCCGATCCCAATTACACGACACCGAACTACGGCACCCCGGGCGGCGCTGATCAAGGTCAGCAGTTCGGACCTCCTCCCGGCGTCGGTTATCCACCGCCCGCCGATGGTTCGGGTCAGTACTTCGCGCCGCCGCCGCCGTACGCGGGTGGTCAGTACGGTGGGCCGCAGTACGCGGGTGGGCCTGGTTTCATGGACCCGATGGCTCCCTACGGTCGGCACCCGGTCACCGGCGAACCCTTCTCCGACAAGCAGAAGCTGACGGCAGGCCTGCTCAACATCCTCCTCGGCGCATTCGGAGCCGGTCGCTTCTATCTCAACCAGCCGGGTATTGCAGTGGCCCAGATTGCCGTCACGTGGCTCACCTGCGGTATCGGTGGCATCTGGCCGTTGATCGACGGGATCATGATGCTCACCGGCAGCGTGCGCGACGAGCACGGTCGACCGCTGCGCGACTGACGACCGTTTCGACGGCCACCGGCATTCGCGATTGCATCGTTGCGAATTCCAACTGCTACGATTTCGCCATCCGGGAGCAATCTCGGATTCTTTCGCGGGCCAGGGCTGTCCCGGTGAATTCCCGACAGGCGTTTCGATTTCGGCTTGTGAGACCGTTCCGGTCGACATGAGGCGAACCAGCCGGCGGGGTTGCCGAGACTCACGGCGCAGCGGTCGAGGTCGCTGCTTCGCCCTCACGCACCCACCGGCCTACGT
The nucleotide sequence above comes from Rhodococcoides fascians A25f. Encoded proteins:
- the trpA gene encoding tryptophan synthase subunit alpha; protein product: MSNNDSRLSGTFAQCRAEGRAALVGYLPAGFPTVPRSVEVFKTMVDAGCDIVEVGIPYSDPVMDGPTIQAAADVALRAGARVKDVFSVTEQVSAAGGKAVVMTYWNLVLKYGIENFARDLAGAGGLGIITPDLIPDEAQEWIEVSDRYGLDRIFLVAPSSTEERLVSTVEASSGFVYAASTMGVTGARDAVSSMAPELSARIRKHSDIPIGVGLGVRSGAQAAEIARYADAVIVGSALVSAVDNGLDAVRDLTTELAEGVRSANVAS
- the lgt gene encoding prolipoprotein diacylglyceryl transferase: MTSTEILAYIPSPAQGVWHVGPLALRAYALFIIIGIVVSVVWGDRRWVARGGTKGTVLDVAVWAVPFGLLGGRLYHVATDWKTYFGPGGNPVEALYVWNGGLGIWGAVFLGGVGAWIACRRRGIPLPAFGDAVGPPILLAQAIGRIGNYFNQELYGRATTQPWGLEIYERVDSNGRLDPLNGVSTGFVEKVVHPTFLYELLWSLAIVALLVLIDRKYTIGHGRLFALYVAGYCVGRFWVELMRDDFATKIAGLRVNTFTSAIVFVLAVAYFVIATKGREDPATLKSNDDVDGGSDAADGDASGDADETDVNDRTADALDVQTSDKKAEEEGSTRG
- a CDS encoding TM2 domain-containing protein, with translation MVDFDKTHGPESGSGTGDSSDGDAKPTTPFGTPFDYGATAEASLSEPPATSESAPSHGPTGPTGPGWDTYSGIGNGPGWSSTPSYPAPSPDGSIDNPVGGFPPPQNYPAQNYPPQNYPQPGYGQQQGYPQQGYGQPQGYPQPGYGQQPSYPQQGYPQQGFGQSQGFGAPMGYAGGHPLGVGPDAPYGRDPVTGEPLSDKSKIVGGLLQIFLGWLGVGRFYLGSTGIGVAQLLLFFFGVLLTAVFGLGLILLFGLFVWHVVDGVLILVGNVTDAQGRKLRD